Proteins co-encoded in one Astyanax mexicanus isolate ESR-SI-001 chromosome 1, AstMex3_surface, whole genome shotgun sequence genomic window:
- the LOC111188802 gene encoding E3 ubiquitin/ISG15 ligase TRIM25-like isoform X3, whose translation MAEVSILDQNQFSCSVCLDLLKNPVTIPCGHSYCMVCINGCWDQEDQRGVYSCPQCRETFTPRPVLRRNNMLAEVVEKLKKTEVRAASPAHCYAGAGDVECDFCTGRKLKAIKSCLVCLASFCETHLQPHYQSPAFRKHKLVKVSKQLQEKICSQHDEVMKIYCRTDKSCICYLCTMEEHKGHDTVSAKTERTQKQSEVKDMQKKFQQRIQEKQKKLQEVKQAVKTLKLSAQSAVEDSERIFTELIRSIEKKRSEVTELIRDQEKTELSAAEELLEQLEQEITDLKRRNTELEQLSHTEDHIHFLQRFQSVSVFSGGEDSPSITVHHHHHHHHLSFDGVRKSLSDLKERLEEFCRKEISRVSAQDSFVPQSNLAAFPTAATSQIQRSSEPKRREDLLQSLPLQMTLPTEPKTREDFLQYFCWLTLDPNTVNYSLSLSENNRVVKFSWKGQPYSDHPERFTYWKQVLSKESVSGRCYWEVGLSSYAHVFVSVSYKGISRKGCSNAPGFGQTNQSWSLQCSLPLSFYHSNIKTEIPPPSSRIGVYVDHSAGTLSFYSVSDTMTLLHTVHTTFTQPLYAGFRVCRGELSLCDPQ comes from the exons ATGGCAGAGGTCAGTATTTTAGACCAGAAtcagttcagctgttcagtctgtctggatctactgaagaaTCCAGTAActattccctgtggacacagttactgtatggtgtgtattaatggctgctgggatcaggaggatcagagGGGGGTCTACAGCTGCCCCCAGTGCAGAGAGACGTTCACTCCGAGGCCTGTTCTACGCAGAAacaacatgctggctgaagtggtggagaaactgaagaagacagaagtccgagctgcttctcctgctcactgttacgctggagctggagatgtggagtgtgatttctgtaCTGGGAGAAAACTCAAAGCCATCAAGTCCTGTTTGGTGTGTCTGGCTTCTTTCTGTGAGACTCATCTCCAACCTCACTATCAGTCTCCTGCCTTTAggaagcacaagctggtcaaagTCTCCAAACAGCTGCAGgagaagatctgctctcagcatgaTGAAGTGATGAAGATCTACTGTAGAACAGATAAAAGCTGCATCTGTTATTTATGTACGATGGAGGAACACAAAGGTCACGATACAGTCTCAGCTAAAACAGAAAGAACACAGAAACAG AGTGAAGTGAAAGATATGCAGAAGAAATTCCAGCAGAGAATCCAGGAGAAACAGAAGAAGCTGCAGGAGGTGAAACAGGCTGTGAAAACTCTTAAG CTCTCTGCACagtcagcagtggaggacagtgagaggatctttactgagctgatccgctccattgagaaaaagcgctctgaggtaacagagctgatcagagatcaggagaagactgaactgagtgcagctgaagaactcctggagcagctggagcaggagatcactgatctaaagaggagaaacactgagctggagcagctttcacacacagaggatcacatccactTCCTCCAG AGATTCCAGTCTGTGAGTGTCTTTTCTGGAGGTGAAGATTCACCCAGCATCActgtccatcatcatcatcatcatcatcatctctcatTTGATGGAGTGAGGAAATCTCTCTCTGATCTGAAAGAGCGACTGGAGGAATTCTGCAGGAAGGAAATCAGTAGAGTCTCTGCACAGG ATTCATTCGTTCCACAAAGCAACTTGGCTGCATTCCCCACAGCTGCCACTAGTCAGATCCAAAGATCTTCAGAGCCTAAAAGAAGAGAAGATTTACTGCAGT CTCTTCCGCTCCAGATGACTTTACCCACAGAGCCAAaaaccagagaagactttctgcaGT ATTTCTGCTGGTTGACTCTGGATCCCAACACCGTAAATTATTCCCTCAGTCTGTCTGAGAACAACAGAGTGGTGAAGTTCAGTTGGAAAGGACAGCCGTACTCTGATCATCCGGAGAGATTTACCTACTGGAAGCAGGTGTTGAGTAaggagagtgtgagtggacgctgttactgggaggtcgGGCTGAGCAGCTATGCACATGTGTTCGTATCAGTCTCATATAAAGGGATCAGCAGGAAAGGATGCAGTAATGCCCCTGGGTTTGGGCAGACCAATCAGTCCTGGAGTCTGCAGTGTTCTTTACCGCTCTCCTTCTATCACAGTAACATTAAGACTGAGATTCCTCCTCCATCctccagaataggagtgtatgtggatcacagtgcaggaactctgtccttctacagcgtctctgatacaatgaccctcctacacacagtccacaccacattcactcagcccctctacgcTGGATTCAGGGTTTGTCGGGGGGAGCTGAGTTTGTGTGACCCTCAATAA
- the LOC111188802 gene encoding tripartite motif-containing protein 16-like isoform X4, whose amino-acid sequence MAEASISVDQDQFSCSVCLDLLKNPVTIPCGHSNCMVCIYRHWDQEDQRGVYSCPQCRETFTPRPVLRRNNMLAEVVEKLKKTEVRAASPAHCYAGAGDVECDFCTGRKRKATLSCLTCQASYCRTHLQPHYEVPALKKHKMITASKQLQEKICSQHDKLMEIYCRTDQSCICYLCTMDEHKGHDSVAASAERIKKQPQLKNMLTDFQQRIQRKEKKLQEVKQAVESLKLSAQSAVEDSERIFTELIRSIEKKRSEVTELIRDQEKTELSAAEELLEQLEQEITDLKRRNTELEQLSHTEDHIHFLQRFQSVSVFSGGEDSPSITVHHHHHHHHLSFDGVRKSLSDLKERLEEFCRKEISRVSAQALPLQMTLPTEPKTREDFLQYFCWLTLDPNTVNYSLSLSENNRVVKFSWKGQPYSDHPERFTYWKQVLSKESVSGRCYWEVGLSSYAHVFVSVSYKGISRKGCSNAPGFGQTNQSWSLQCSLPLSFYHSNIKTEIPPPSSRIGVYVDHSAGTLSFYSVSDTMTLLHTVHTTFTQPLYAGFRVCRGELSLCDPQ is encoded by the exons ATGGCAGAGGCCAGTATTTCAGTAGATCAGGAtcagttcagctgttcagtctgtctggatctactgaagaaTCCAGTAActattccctgtggacacagtAACTGTATGGTGTGTATTTACAGACActgggatcaggaggatcagagGGGGGTCTACAGCTGCCCCCAGTGCAGAGAGACGTTCACTCCGAGGCCTGTTCTACGCAGAAacaacatgctggctgaagtggtggagaaactgaagaagacagaagtccgagctgcttctcctgctcactgttacgctggagctggagatgtggagtgtgatttctgtaCTGGGAGGAAACGTAAAGCTACGTTGTCCTGTCTGACGTGTCAGGCCTCTTACTGTAGGACTCATCTACAACCTCACTATGAAGTTCCTGCATTAAAAAAGCACAAGATGATCACAGCCTCCAAACAGCTGCAGgagaagatctgctctcagcatgaTAAACTGATGGAGATCTACTGTCGTACTGATCAGAGCTGCATCTGTTATTTGTGTACGATGGATGAACACAAAGGTCATGATTCAGTTGCAGCTTCAgctgaaagaataaaaaaacag cCACAACTAAAGAACATGCTGACAGATTTCCAGCAGAGAATCCAGAGGAAAGAGAAGAAGCTGCAGGAGGTGAAACAGGCTGTGGAAAGTCTTAAA CTCTCTGCACagtcagcagtggaggacagtgagaggatctttactgagctgatccgctccattgagaaaaagcgctctgaggtaacagagctgatcagagatcaggagaagactgaactgagtgcagctgaagaactcctggagcagctggagcaggagatcactgatctaaagaggagaaacactgagctggagcagctttcacacacagaggatcacatccactTCCTCCAG AGATTCCAGTCTGTGAGTGTCTTTTCTGGAGGTGAAGATTCACCCAGCATCActgtccatcatcatcatcatcatcatcatctctcatTTGATGGAGTGAGGAAATCTCTCTCTGATCTGAAAGAGCGACTGGAGGAATTCTGCAGGAAGGAAATCAGTAGAGTCTCTGCACAGG CTCTTCCGCTCCAGATGACTTTACCCACAGAGCCAAaaaccagagaagactttctgcaGT ATTTCTGCTGGTTGACTCTGGATCCCAACACCGTAAATTATTCCCTCAGTCTGTCTGAGAACAACAGAGTGGTGAAGTTCAGTTGGAAAGGACAGCCGTACTCTGATCATCCGGAGAGATTTACCTACTGGAAGCAGGTGTTGAGTAaggagagtgtgagtggacgctgttactgggaggtcgGGCTGAGCAGCTATGCACATGTGTTCGTATCAGTCTCATATAAAGGGATCAGCAGGAAAGGATGCAGTAATGCCCCTGGGTTTGGGCAGACCAATCAGTCCTGGAGTCTGCAGTGTTCTTTACCGCTCTCCTTCTATCACAGTAACATTAAGACTGAGATTCCTCCTCCATCctccagaataggagtgtatgtggatcacagtgcaggaactctgtccttctacagcgtctctgatacaatgaccctcctacacacagtccacaccacattcactcagcccctctacgcTGGATTCAGGGTTTGTCGGGGGGAGCTGAGTTTGTGTGACCCTCAATAA
- the LOC111188802 gene encoding E3 ubiquitin/ISG15 ligase TRIM25-like isoform X2 — protein MAEVSILDQNQFSCSVCLDLLKNPVTIPCGHSYCMVCINGCWDQEDQRGVYSCPQCRETFTPRPVLRRNNMLAEVVEKLKKTEVRAASPAHCYAGAGDVECDFCTGRKLKAIKSCLVCLASFCETHLQPHYQSPAFRKHKLVKVSKQLQEKICSQHDEVMKIYCRTDKSCICYLCTMEEHKGHDTVSAKTERTQKQSEVKDMQKKFQQRIQEKQKKLQEVKQAVKTLKLSAQSAVEDSERIFTELIRSIEKKHSEVTELIRDQEKTELSAAEELLEQLEQEITDLKRRNTELEQLSHTEDHIHFLQRFQSVSVFSGGEDSPSITVHHHHHHHHLSFDGVRKSLSDLKERLEEFCRKEISRVSAQDSFVPQSNLAAFPTAATSQIQRSSEPKRREDLLQSLPLQMTLPTEPKTREDFLQYFCWLTLDPNTVNYSLSLSENNRVVKFSWKGQPYSDHPERFTYWKQVLSKESVSGRCYWEVGLSSYAHVFVSVSYKGISRKGCSNAPGFGQTNQSWSLQCSLPLSFYHSNIKTEIPPPSSRIGVYVDHSAGTLSFYSVSDTMTLLHTVHTTFTQPLYAGFRVCRGELSLCDPQ, from the exons ATGGCAGAGGTCAGTATTTTAGACCAGAAtcagttcagctgttcagtctgtctggatctactgaagaaTCCAGTAActattccctgtggacacagttactgtatggtgtgtattaatggctgctgggatcaggaggatcagagGGGGGTCTACAGCTGCCCCCAGTGCAGAGAGACGTTCACTCCGAGGCCTGTTCTACGCAGAAacaacatgctggctgaagtggtggagaaactgaagaagacagaagtccgagctgcttctcctgctcactgttacgctggagctggagatgtggagtgtgatttctgtaCTGGGAGAAAACTCAAAGCCATCAAGTCCTGTTTGGTGTGTCTGGCTTCTTTCTGTGAGACTCATCTCCAACCTCACTATCAGTCTCCTGCCTTTAggaagcacaagctggtcaaagTCTCCAAACAGCTGCAGgagaagatctgctctcagcatgaTGAAGTGATGAAGATCTACTGTAGAACAGATAAAAGCTGCATCTGTTATTTATGTACGATGGAGGAACACAAAGGTCACGATACAGTCTCAGCTAAAACAGAAAGAACACAGAAACAG AGTGAAGTGAAAGATATGCAGAAGAAATTCCAGCAGAGAATCCAGGAGAAACAGAAGAAGCTGCAGGAGGTGAAACAGGCTGTGAAAACTCTTAAG CTCTCTGCACagtcagcagtggaggacagtgagaggatctttactgagctgatccgctccattgagaaaaagcactctgaggtaacagagctgatcagagatcaggagaagactgaactgagtgcagctgaagaactcctggagcagctggagcaggagatcactgatctaaagaggagaaacactgagctggagcagctttcacacacagaggatcacatccactTCCTCCAG AGATTCCAGTCTGTGAGTGTCTTTTCTGGAGGTGAAGATTCACCCAGCATCActgtccatcatcatcatcatcatcatcatctctcatTTGATGGAGTGAGGAAATCTCTCTCTGATCTGAAAGAGCGACTGGAGGAATTCTGCAGGAAGGAAATCAGTAGAGTCTCTGCACAGG ATTCATTCGTTCCACAAAGCAACTTGGCTGCATTCCCCACAGCTGCCACTAGTCAGATCCAAAGATCTTCAGAGCCTAAAAGAAGAGAAGATTTACTGCAGT CTCTTCCGCTCCAGATGACTTTACCCACAGAGCCAAaaaccagagaagactttctgcaGT ATTTCTGCTGGTTGACTCTGGATCCCAACACCGTAAATTATTCCCTCAGTCTGTCTGAGAACAACAGAGTGGTGAAGTTCAGTTGGAAAGGACAGCCGTACTCTGATCATCCGGAGAGATTTACCTACTGGAAGCAGGTGTTGAGTAaggagagtgtgagtggacgctgttactgggaggtcgGGCTGAGCAGCTATGCACATGTGTTCGTATCAGTCTCATATAAAGGGATCAGCAGGAAAGGATGCAGTAATGCCCCTGGGTTTGGGCAGACCAATCAGTCCTGGAGTCTGCAGTGTTCTTTACCGCTCTCCTTCTATCACAGTAACATTAAGACTGAGATTCCTCCTCCATCctccagaataggagtgtatgtggatcacagtgcaggaactctgtccttctacagcgtctctgatacaatgaccctcctacacacagtccacaccacattcactcagcccctctacgcTGGATTCAGGGTTTGTCGGGGGGAGCTGAGTTTGTGTGACCCTCAATAA
- the LOC111188802 gene encoding tripartite motif-containing protein 16-like isoform X1 translates to MAEASISVDQDQFSCSVCLDLLKNPVTIPCGHSNCMVCIYRHWDQEDQRGVYSCPQCRETFTPRPVLRRNNMLAEVVEKLKKTEVRAASPAHCYAGAGDVECDFCTGRKRKATLSCLTCQASYCRTHLQPHYEVPALKKHKMITASKQLQEKICSQHDKLMEIYCRTDQSCICYLCTMDEHKGHDSVAASAERIKKQPQLKNMLTDFQQRIQRKEKKLQEVKQAVESLKLSAQSAVEDSERIFTELIRSIEKKRSEVTELIRDQEKTELSAAEELLEQLEQEITDLKRRNTELEQLSHTEDHIHFLQRFQSVSVFSGGEDSPSITVHHHHHHHHLSFDGVRKSLSDLKERLEEFCRKEISRVSAQDSFVPQSNLAAFPTAATSQIQRSSEPKRREDLLQSLPLQMTLPTEPKTREDFLQYFCWLTLDPNTVNYSLSLSENNRVVKFSWKGQPYSDHPERFTYWKQVLSKESVSGRCYWEVGLSSYAHVFVSVSYKGISRKGCSNAPGFGQTNQSWSLQCSLPLSFYHSNIKTEIPPPSSRIGVYVDHSAGTLSFYSVSDTMTLLHTVHTTFTQPLYAGFRVCRGELSLCDPQ, encoded by the exons ATGGCAGAGGCCAGTATTTCAGTAGATCAGGAtcagttcagctgttcagtctgtctggatctactgaagaaTCCAGTAActattccctgtggacacagtAACTGTATGGTGTGTATTTACAGACActgggatcaggaggatcagagGGGGGTCTACAGCTGCCCCCAGTGCAGAGAGACGTTCACTCCGAGGCCTGTTCTACGCAGAAacaacatgctggctgaagtggtggagaaactgaagaagacagaagtccgagctgcttctcctgctcactgttacgctggagctggagatgtggagtgtgatttctgtaCTGGGAGGAAACGTAAAGCTACGTTGTCCTGTCTGACGTGTCAGGCCTCTTACTGTAGGACTCATCTACAACCTCACTATGAAGTTCCTGCATTAAAAAAGCACAAGATGATCACAGCCTCCAAACAGCTGCAGgagaagatctgctctcagcatgaTAAACTGATGGAGATCTACTGTCGTACTGATCAGAGCTGCATCTGTTATTTGTGTACGATGGATGAACACAAAGGTCATGATTCAGTTGCAGCTTCAgctgaaagaataaaaaaacag cCACAACTAAAGAACATGCTGACAGATTTCCAGCAGAGAATCCAGAGGAAAGAGAAGAAGCTGCAGGAGGTGAAACAGGCTGTGGAAAGTCTTAAA CTCTCTGCACagtcagcagtggaggacagtgagaggatctttactgagctgatccgctccattgagaaaaagcgctctgaggtaacagagctgatcagagatcaggagaagactgaactgagtgcagctgaagaactcctggagcagctggagcaggagatcactgatctaaagaggagaaacactgagctggagcagctttcacacacagaggatcacatccactTCCTCCAG AGATTCCAGTCTGTGAGTGTCTTTTCTGGAGGTGAAGATTCACCCAGCATCActgtccatcatcatcatcatcatcatcatctctcatTTGATGGAGTGAGGAAATCTCTCTCTGATCTGAAAGAGCGACTGGAGGAATTCTGCAGGAAGGAAATCAGTAGAGTCTCTGCACAGG ATTCATTCGTTCCACAAAGCAACTTGGCTGCATTCCCCACAGCTGCCACTAGTCAGATCCAAAGATCTTCAGAGCCTAAAAGAAGAGAAGATTTACTGCAGT CTCTTCCGCTCCAGATGACTTTACCCACAGAGCCAAaaaccagagaagactttctgcaGT ATTTCTGCTGGTTGACTCTGGATCCCAACACCGTAAATTATTCCCTCAGTCTGTCTGAGAACAACAGAGTGGTGAAGTTCAGTTGGAAAGGACAGCCGTACTCTGATCATCCGGAGAGATTTACCTACTGGAAGCAGGTGTTGAGTAaggagagtgtgagtggacgctgttactgggaggtcgGGCTGAGCAGCTATGCACATGTGTTCGTATCAGTCTCATATAAAGGGATCAGCAGGAAAGGATGCAGTAATGCCCCTGGGTTTGGGCAGACCAATCAGTCCTGGAGTCTGCAGTGTTCTTTACCGCTCTCCTTCTATCACAGTAACATTAAGACTGAGATTCCTCCTCCATCctccagaataggagtgtatgtggatcacagtgcaggaactctgtccttctacagcgtctctgatacaatgaccctcctacacacagtccacaccacattcactcagcccctctacgcTGGATTCAGGGTTTGTCGGGGGGAGCTGAGTTTGTGTGACCCTCAATAA
- the LOC111188802 gene encoding tripartite motif-containing protein 16-like isoform X5, translating into MAEVSILDQNQFSCSVCLDLLKNPVTIPCGHSYCMVCINGCWDQEDQRGVYSCPQCRETFTPRPVLRRNNMLAEVVEKLKKTEVRAASPAHCYAGAGDVECDFCTGRKLKAIKSCLVCLASFCETHLQPHYQSPAFRKHKLVKVSKQLQEKICSQHDEVMKIYCRTDKSCICYLCTMEEHKGHDTVSAKTERTQKQSEVKDMQKKFQQRIQEKQKKLQEVKQAVKTLKLSAQSAVEDSERIFTELIRSIEKKHSEVTELIRDQEKTELSAAEELLEQLEQEITDLKRRNTELEQLSHTEDHIHFLQRFQSVSVSSGGEDSPSITVHHHLSFDGVRKSLSDLKERLEEFCRKEFSKISPQVSAVQMILPSEPKTRGDFLQYFCRLTLDPNTVNQNLSLSENNRVVKRSKNVQSYSDHPERFNYWCQVLSKESVSGRCYWEVEWSSKGHIVYLSVSYKGISRKGRNKECLFGHNDQSWSLQCSPSLSFCHNNTETKISAPPSSRIGVYVDHSAGTLSFYSVSDTMTLLHTVHTTFTQPLYAGVWIQYFESSVRFCDPQ; encoded by the exons ATGGCAGAGGTCAGTATTTTAGACCAGAAtcagttcagctgttcagtctgtctggatctactgaagaaTCCAGTAActattccctgtggacacagttactgtatggtgtgtattaatggctgctgggatcaggaggatcagagGGGGGTCTACAGCTGCCCCCAGTGCAGAGAGACGTTCACTCCGAGGCCTGTTCTACGCAGAAacaacatgctggctgaagtggtggagaaactgaagaagacagaagtccgagctgcttctcctgctcactgttacgctggagctggagatgtggagtgtgatttctgtaCTGGGAGAAAACTCAAAGCCATCAAGTCCTGTTTGGTGTGTCTGGCTTCTTTCTGTGAGACTCATCTCCAACCTCACTATCAGTCTCCTGCCTTTAggaagcacaagctggtcaaagTCTCCAAACAGCTGCAGgagaagatctgctctcagcatgaTGAAGTGATGAAGATCTACTGTAGAACAGATAAAAGCTGCATCTGTTATTTATGTACGATGGAGGAACACAAAGGTCACGATACAGTCTCAGCTAAAACAGAAAGAACACAGAAACAG AGTGAAGTGAAAGATATGCAGAAGAAATTCCAGCAGAGAATCCAGGAGAAACAGAAGAAGCTGCAGGAGGTGAAACAGGCTGTGAAAACTCTTAAG CTCTCTGCACagtcagcagtggaggacagtgagaggatctttactgagctgatccgctccattgagaaaaagcactctgaggtaacagagctgatcagagatcaggagaagactgaactgagtgcagctgaagaactcctggagcagctggagcaggagatcactgatctaaagaggagaaacactgagctggagcagctttcacacacagaggatcacatccactTCCTCCAG AGATTCCAGTCTGTGAGTGTCTCTTCTGGAGGTGAAGATTCACCCAGCATCACTGTCCATCATCATCTCTCATTTGATGGAGTGAGGAAATCTCTCTCTGATCTGAAAGAGCGACTGGAGGAATTCTGCAGGAAGGAATTCAGTAAAATCTCTCCACAGG TTTCAGCAGTTCAGATGATTTTACCCTCAGAACCAAAGACCAGAGGAGACTTTCTACAGT ATTTCTGTCGACTGactctggatccaaacacagtaaatcaGAACCTCAGTCTGTCTGAGAACAACAGAGTAGTGAAGCGCAGTAAAAACGTTCAGAGTTactctgatcatccagagagatttaatTATTGGTGTCAGGTGTTGAGTAaggagagtgtgagtggacgctgttactgggaggttgagtggagcaGTAAGGGACATATAGTGTACTTATCAGTATCATATAAAGGGATCAGCAGGAAAGGACGGAATAAAGAGTGTTTGTTTGGACACAATGATCAGTCCTGGAGTCTGCagtgttctccctctctctctttctgtcacaacaacactgagactaagatctcagctcctccatcctccagaataggagtgtatgtggatcacagtgcaggaactctgtccttctacagcgtctctgatacaatgaccctcctacacacagtccacaccacattcactcagcccctctacgcTGGAGTCTGGATTCAATATTTTGAATCATCTGTGAGATTTTGTGATCCACAATAA